A section of the Candidatus Zixiibacteriota bacterium genome encodes:
- the prxU gene encoding thioredoxin-dependent peroxiredoxin (Most members of this family contain a selenocysteine.) — GKFVNVKLSDYAGKWVLVCFYPGDFTFVUPTELSAVAGKYDELQKLGVEVLSISVDSRFVHKVWDEEELSKMTASGIPWPMLSDGAGSIGKIYGVYDDASGVDIRGRFIIDPDGVVQAMEVLTPPVGRKISESIRQVKAFQHVRATKGAEACPAGWEPGQPTLKVGPDLVGKVWKVWKPTE; from the coding sequence GGGGAAATTTGTCAATGTGAAACTGTCTGACTATGCCGGGAAATGGGTCCTGGTCTGTTTCTATCCCGGCGATTTCACCTTTGTCTGACCGACCGAATTATCGGCGGTCGCCGGTAAGTACGATGAACTTCAGAAACTGGGGGTGGAAGTTCTCTCAATAAGTGTTGATAGCCGCTTTGTTCATAAGGTCTGGGACGAAGAGGAGCTTTCCAAGATGACGGCAAGCGGGATTCCCTGGCCGATGCTGAGTGACGGCGCCGGAAGTATCGGCAAGATTTATGGCGTCTATGACGACGCCTCCGGGGTCGATATCCGCGGGCGATTTATAATTGACCCGGACGGAGTGGTGCAGGCGATGGAAGTGCTAACCCCGCCGGTCGGCCGTAAAATCTCCGAGTCGATTCGTCAGGTGAAAGCCTTCCAGCATGTTCGCGCCACCAAGGGGGCTGAAGCCTGTCCTGCTGGATGGGAACCGGGACAGCCGACCCTTAAGGTCGGTCCTGACCTGGTGGGAAAGGTCTGGAAGGTCTGGAAACCGACCGAATAA
- a CDS encoding OmpA family protein: protein MKGFLVVILLLSIVVSLETSLAQTGDVVKELQPLMDSIVAIEAPIFAPETYSNAERKFQDLKRAVEYAKKQQYINELASDFKGYAENAIKATGVARLSLSEYLPPRDKARKARAHQLVPQLYQAAETQFVKSTKKVESGDVKGGIKEADKASPLFDKAELEAIRVDILGKADKLIAAAIADEGLKYAYTTMDKARTARNKADEILLKDRYERKESLEYVARAEYEARHGSNVSQLVRSLERNDQAWEKLMLGYEIEMQKIANEFGIELLQFDTGPMAAADSLVRRIRSLKEFGAGKEQEAYQIAAQTEEWLKSSLARFGVADSGLTLPEKMRRLDTEIATLLDERQNLAKELQEHQVKIAELTKTQKEISTELDARREKEDKLSQAKRIINPSEGEVLFNASNDIVLRLIGLSFAPGKSDIADEHVPILNKVIEILKMFPDSKLMIEGHTDNTGDPAGNIRLSEKRAIAVMQYLRQSLSIPADRVQSAGYGADRPVASNDTPDGRTKNRRIDIIIMQ from the coding sequence ATGAAAGGATTTCTTGTCGTCATTTTGTTGCTATCGATTGTCGTTTCCCTTGAGACTTCCCTGGCGCAGACCGGCGATGTAGTCAAGGAACTTCAGCCCTTGATGGACTCCATTGTTGCTATTGAAGCCCCGATATTTGCCCCGGAGACCTATTCTAATGCCGAGCGTAAATTCCAGGACCTGAAGCGGGCGGTTGAATATGCCAAAAAGCAGCAGTATATCAATGAACTTGCCTCTGATTTTAAAGGGTACGCCGAAAACGCTATCAAGGCGACCGGCGTTGCCCGGCTATCGCTATCGGAATATCTTCCTCCAAGGGATAAGGCGCGCAAGGCGCGGGCGCATCAACTGGTGCCACAGCTTTATCAGGCGGCGGAGACGCAGTTTGTGAAATCGACCAAAAAGGTAGAATCAGGTGATGTCAAAGGGGGAATTAAAGAAGCGGACAAAGCCTCGCCTCTCTTTGACAAGGCAGAACTGGAGGCAATACGGGTCGATATTCTGGGGAAAGCGGATAAACTGATTGCGGCGGCGATTGCCGACGAAGGGCTCAAGTATGCTTACACTACAATGGACAAAGCCCGAACCGCAAGAAATAAAGCTGATGAGATTCTGCTTAAAGACCGTTACGAAAGAAAAGAATCACTCGAATATGTCGCCCGCGCCGAGTACGAAGCGCGGCATGGCTCCAATGTCTCGCAGTTGGTTCGCTCGCTGGAGCGGAACGACCAGGCCTGGGAAAAACTGATGCTCGGGTACGAAATCGAGATGCAGAAAATCGCCAATGAATTTGGAATTGAGTTGCTTCAATTCGACACCGGACCGATGGCGGCGGCCGATTCTCTGGTGCGACGGATTCGCTCCTTGAAGGAGTTCGGCGCCGGAAAAGAGCAGGAAGCGTATCAGATTGCGGCTCAGACCGAGGAGTGGCTGAAGTCGTCTCTGGCGCGGTTTGGCGTGGCGGACAGCGGCTTAACTCTCCCAGAGAAGATGCGCCGTCTCGACACCGAAATTGCCACCTTGCTTGACGAGCGTCAGAATCTTGCGAAAGAACTGCAGGAGCATCAGGTGAAAATCGCCGAGTTGACCAAAACCCAGAAGGAGATTTCGACCGAACTGGATGCCCGTCGTGAAAAAGAGGACAAGCTGAGTCAGGCTAAGCGGATAATAAATCCTTCGGAAGGGGAGGTGCTCTTCAATGCTTCGAATGATATTGTTCTTCGCCTCATAGGGCTTTCTTTTGCGCCGGGCAAGAGCGATATCGCCGATGAACATGTGCCTATCTTGAACAAAGTAATAGAAATTTTGAAGATGTTCCCTGATTCCAAGCTGATGATAGAGGGGCATACCGACAATACCGGCGACCCGGCCGGAAATATTCGTCTCTCGGAGAAACGGGCGATAGCGGTGATGCAGTATCTTCGGCAGTCCCTCTCTATACCGGCCGACCGGGTGCAGTCCGCCGGTTATGGCGCCGACCGCCCGGTGGCATCAAACGACACCCCGGATGGCCGCACCAAGAATCGAAGAATCGACATAATAATTATGCAATGA
- a CDS encoding RNA-binding protein translates to MNIYVGNLTRDITEEDLRKAFESYGQVASINIIKDRFTGEPRGFGFVDMPSKEEGRAAIAGLNHADLNGVNLTVNEARPRSEGGGGGGGGRGGGGGRGGHSGGGGRRGGFGGGGGRRF, encoded by the coding sequence ATGAATATCTACGTAGGAAACCTGACCCGCGATATAACCGAAGAAGACCTTCGCAAGGCATTCGAGAGTTACGGCCAGGTAGCCAGTATCAACATCATTAAGGACCGTTTTACCGGTGAACCGCGCGGTTTCGGTTTTGTCGACATGCCTTCCAAGGAGGAAGGGCGCGCCGCCATTGCCGGTTTGAATCACGCTGACCTTAATGGAGTGAACTTGACGGTCAATGAAGCCCGTCCCCGCAGCGAAGGCGGCGGAGGCGGTGGTGGAGGCCGCGGCGGTGGCGGCGGCCGTGGCGGACACTCCGGTGGCGGCGGCAGACGCGGCGGATTTGGCGGAGGCGGCGGAAGACGATTCTAA
- the liaF gene encoding cell wall-active antibiotics response protein LiaF — translation MQKRESVGLILILLGGVLLSLSIITNIYPHVRIWRIMPLLWPLVLVALGLYLIFRKQFQAHPKVIEISAAAEKIATEFGQKFEKTFGDVSLNARDAEIDGTNISCAFGDCFLNLTGAKLKPGTNQIFVTTTFGDVTIMVPKDIEVWVFGTSTMGDLVIFDRKVSGISNSLSHQTPGYDTAAVRLQITARTTFGDVQVLWG, via the coding sequence ATGCAGAAAAGAGAATCGGTCGGCTTGATATTGATTTTGCTGGGGGGAGTCCTTTTGAGTCTCAGCATTATTACCAATATCTACCCCCATGTTAGAATTTGGAGAATCATGCCGCTTCTATGGCCCCTGGTGCTGGTGGCTTTGGGGCTCTATCTGATATTCAGAAAGCAGTTCCAGGCGCACCCGAAGGTGATAGAAATCTCCGCCGCCGCAGAAAAAATAGCGACCGAATTCGGGCAGAAGTTTGAGAAGACTTTTGGTGATGTTTCACTCAATGCCAGGGATGCCGAAATCGACGGGACCAATATCTCCTGCGCCTTTGGCGATTGTTTTCTCAATCTGACCGGCGCAAAATTGAAGCCGGGGACCAATCAGATTTTTGTCACAACTACTTTCGGTGATGTCACAATAATGGTGCCGAAAGATATTGAGGTCTGGGTATTCGGGACATCGACCATGGGCGACCTGGTCATCTTTGACCGTAAGGTCTCCGGAATATCAAACAGCCTGAGTCACCAGACGCCCGGTTATGATACCGCCGCTGTCAGACTTCAAATCACAGCTCGAACAACTTTCGGCGATGTCCAGGTCCTCTGGGGATAA
- the argF gene encoding ornithine carbamoyltransferase — translation MLRHLTEIDDLAPKEIREVFDLCKKMKKGQIAPKPLKGKAVACIFTKPSLRTRVSFEVGIFELGGHPIYITDPEIQLGRRESIADAARVLSRYVGLIMIRTFAHSDVTELAKYASVPVVNGLTDLGHPCQILGDYFTILEHARKKPRYKIAYLGDGNNVANSWLNLASLIPIDLRIGTSAETPPDGGMMERALQNKESQVLVTEDPKEAVKDADVVYTDVWASMGQKDKFEEKSKQLSKFQLNKTLLSGASPDHLVMHCLPAERGREITDEVMDGPQSVVFDQAENRLHIQKAIMLFLLKESKKKKK, via the coding sequence ATGCTTCGGCACCTGACCGAAATCGACGACCTCGCGCCCAAGGAGATTCGCGAGGTATTCGATTTATGTAAGAAGATGAAAAAGGGGCAGATTGCCCCCAAGCCGCTCAAAGGTAAAGCGGTCGCCTGTATTTTTACCAAGCCGTCATTGCGGACAAGAGTTTCTTTTGAAGTGGGCATTTTCGAACTGGGCGGACATCCTATATATATCACCGACCCGGAGATTCAATTGGGACGACGGGAATCGATAGCCGATGCCGCCCGGGTACTCTCCCGCTATGTCGGCCTGATAATGATTCGCACCTTTGCCCATAGCGATGTCACCGAACTGGCGAAGTATGCTTCGGTGCCGGTAGTCAATGGTCTTACGGACCTGGGACATCCCTGCCAGATTCTGGGGGATTACTTCACAATTCTCGAACATGCCCGGAAGAAACCCCGCTACAAAATAGCCTATCTGGGTGATGGCAATAATGTCGCTAATTCCTGGCTGAATCTGGCGTCGCTAATACCGATTGACCTGCGGATAGGCACCTCGGCTGAGACTCCGCCCGACGGGGGGATGATGGAACGGGCGCTCCAGAATAAAGAGAGCCAAGTCCTTGTGACGGAAGACCCTAAAGAAGCGGTGAAAGATGCCGATGTAGTTTATACCGATGTCTGGGCCTCGATGGGCCAAAAGGACAAATTTGAGGAGAAATCAAAACAGTTAAGTAAGTTCCAATTAAACAAAACATTGCTGTCCGGCGCCAGCCCTGACCACCTGGTCATGCATTGCCTCCCCGCCGAACGGGGCCGCGAAATCACCGATGAGGTTATGGATGGCCCTCAATCTGTGGTTTTCGACCAGGCGGAGAACAGACTGCATATTCAGAAAGCAATTATGCTGTTTCTTCTAAAGGAATCGAAGAAGAAGAAAAAGTAG